From Virgibacillus natechei, the proteins below share one genomic window:
- a CDS encoding cysteine desulfurase family protein, whose translation MIYLDNSATTKPNPSVLESFVQVSRDYFANPSSIHQLGGETERLLVKAKQQAAAILNVSQDEIVFTSGGTEGNNTAIKGIALEHQSRGKHIITSEIEHPSVYDTCLKLESLGFEITYLPVDQNGVISLKKLEDAIRNDTILISMMHINNEMGSVQPIKEIGEIAKKHPKLFLHVDDIQGLGKVPLQLYNSGIDLCSFSGHKIHGLKGTGILYVKNRTKLFPLFHGGDQEHGIRSGTENVAGAVAMVKALRLIKEREKKEVHHMYKLSDYLKNELSKWKGLEVNTPQRGSAPHIINFSVPGVKPEVIIHMLGEQDIFISTKSACSSKQKDESKILAACGFSKERTISALRVSLSYETTKAEIIEFLQALEKAINQFKKVME comes from the coding sequence ATGATTTATTTAGATAATAGTGCTACAACAAAACCAAATCCATCCGTATTAGAAAGTTTTGTACAAGTGTCACGTGATTATTTTGCCAACCCTTCATCGATTCATCAGCTAGGTGGAGAGACAGAGCGTCTACTAGTAAAAGCGAAACAACAGGCTGCCGCTATATTGAATGTTTCTCAGGATGAAATTGTTTTCACTTCAGGTGGAACAGAAGGAAATAATACAGCAATTAAAGGAATTGCATTGGAACATCAGAGCAGGGGGAAACACATCATTACTTCGGAAATTGAACATCCATCGGTGTATGATACTTGTTTGAAATTAGAATCATTAGGGTTTGAGATAACCTATTTGCCTGTTGATCAGAATGGTGTCATATCGTTAAAGAAATTGGAAGATGCGATACGAAATGACACGATCCTTATTAGTATGATGCATATAAATAATGAAATGGGTTCGGTTCAACCCATTAAAGAAATCGGTGAAATAGCAAAAAAACACCCAAAGCTTTTTTTACATGTAGATGATATACAGGGGTTAGGAAAAGTTCCACTTCAATTATATAATAGTGGGATTGATTTATGTTCGTTTTCCGGACATAAAATCCATGGACTAAAAGGTACTGGTATTTTATATGTTAAGAATCGCACCAAATTGTTTCCATTATTTCATGGAGGGGACCAGGAACATGGAATTCGTTCTGGGACTGAAAACGTAGCAGGTGCTGTGGCAATGGTTAAAGCATTGCGTTTAATTAAAGAACGGGAGAAAAAAGAAGTACACCACATGTATAAATTAAGTGATTACCTGAAAAATGAATTAAGTAAATGGAAAGGCTTGGAGGTAAATACACCACAACGCGGATCCGCCCCCCATATTATTAATTTTTCTGTTCCGGGTGTAAAACCAGAAGTTATTATTCATATGCTCGGGGAACAAGATATTTTTATATCGACAAAGTCAGCCTGTTCCTCTAAACAAAAAGATGAAAGTAAAATATTAGCAGCTTGTGGCTTCAGTAAAGAAAGGACAATTTCAGCATTGCGTGTGAGCTTGTCCTATGAAACGACGAAAGCTGAAATCATAGAATTTCTGCAAGCCTTGGAAAAGGCGATTAACCAATTTAAAAAAGTAATGGAGTAG